The Chitinophaga sp. H8 genome contains a region encoding:
- a CDS encoding NADPH-dependent FMN reductase, giving the protein MNVLIFNGSIDNRPYATSNRLAGYFKEQFSNNHFSPEIFSLSDIQIPFFDQSTTGEKPASVQAMCEAFCKADLHIWLTPLYHGGMTGAMKNCLDWLEVTSKLGRPYLTGKVVALVSWADGTQAMQGINAMDAVAKALRAWVLPFSVPILKDSLYDPQTQEFTAYYKTKFDTMIQLLATSRAQVAS; this is encoded by the coding sequence ATGAATGTATTGATATTTAATGGTTCGATAGATAACAGGCCCTATGCAACATCCAATCGCCTGGCCGGTTATTTTAAAGAACAATTTTCAAATAACCATTTTTCGCCGGAAATATTCAGTCTGTCAGACATACAGATACCGTTCTTTGATCAAAGCACTACAGGCGAAAAGCCGGCATCAGTACAGGCCATGTGTGAAGCCTTCTGCAAGGCTGATTTACATATCTGGCTTACCCCGCTTTACCATGGTGGTATGACGGGCGCCATGAAGAATTGCCTGGACTGGCTGGAAGTAACCAGCAAGCTGGGCCGTCCTTATTTAACCGGAAAGGTTGTAGCTTTGGTGTCCTGGGCAGACGGCACACAGGCCATGCAGGGCATTAATGCGATGGATGCTGTGGCCAAAGCGCTGAGGGCATGGGTATTACCTTTTTCTGTACCCATTCTGAAAGACAGCCTGTATGATCCGCAAACGCAGGAATTTACGGCATACTATAAGACAAAATTTGATACCATGATTCAGTTGCTTGCTACCTCCAGGGCGCAGGTTGCGAGTTGA
- a CDS encoding beta-N-acetylhexosaminidase codes for MLKHRTILLCCMALVATCLGRPSQAANIIPQPEQVKTLPGNFNLSGTTAIIHNGNLPNEAGFLREVIKATQGLQLNIRSKGGNSNVIRLVIDKKASRELGPEGYRLQVNQDQILLTAPSDKGIFYGIQTLRQLIPANADNNAYAIGCVSIQDKPRFSWRAFMLDEGRYFKGASVVKQLLDEMALLKMNVFHWHLTDDQGWRIEIKKYPLLTTIGSKRDSTQSGHWNSPTFDGKVHQGFYTQEQIKDIIRYAAERHITIIPEIEMPGHSSAAIAAYPWLGCTGKQIKVPGTFGVHYDVFDVTNPKVITFLEDVLQEVLTLFPSKVIHIGGDEVKYDQWKASGTIQAFMKEKGLGTPADLQIWFTNKISNYLAGKQRRMMGWNEIMGSQVHEYSDKNGPGAKEKLAAGTIVHFWKGELKLITEAVSKGYDIVNSYHEFTYLDYDYKSIPLTKAYSFNPIPEGLDAKYHNKILGLGCQMWGEWIPTVESMNKMVFPRLAAYAEAGWTPLAQKNFDTFQQSLSFFYARWDKAGINYGK; via the coding sequence ATGTTAAAGCATCGTACTATTTTATTGTGCTGTATGGCCCTGGTAGCTACTTGTCTGGGACGGCCATCCCAAGCAGCCAATATCATTCCACAACCGGAGCAGGTGAAAACACTACCCGGTAATTTTAACTTATCCGGCACTACTGCTATTATACATAATGGCAATCTGCCCAATGAAGCCGGCTTTTTACGGGAGGTGATCAAAGCCACCCAGGGATTGCAGCTGAATATCCGGAGTAAGGGCGGCAACAGCAATGTGATCCGCCTGGTAATCGACAAAAAAGCCAGCAGAGAGCTCGGCCCTGAAGGATACCGCCTGCAGGTAAACCAGGATCAGATCCTGCTCACCGCCCCATCTGACAAAGGTATCTTTTATGGTATCCAAACCTTACGGCAGCTGATCCCCGCCAACGCTGATAATAATGCGTATGCGATTGGTTGTGTAAGCATACAGGACAAACCGCGTTTTTCCTGGAGAGCATTTATGCTGGACGAAGGCCGCTATTTTAAAGGAGCATCCGTAGTAAAGCAGCTGCTCGATGAAATGGCTCTCCTGAAAATGAATGTGTTTCACTGGCACCTGACAGACGACCAGGGCTGGCGCATTGAAATAAAGAAATACCCGCTGCTGACCACTATTGGCAGTAAACGTGACTCTACCCAAAGCGGGCACTGGAACAGTCCTACCTTTGATGGTAAAGTACACCAGGGCTTTTACACCCAGGAGCAGATCAAGGACATTATCCGCTATGCAGCAGAAAGGCATATTACCATTATTCCCGAAATTGAGATGCCCGGCCATTCCAGCGCTGCTATCGCCGCATATCCCTGGTTAGGCTGCACCGGCAAACAAATCAAGGTACCAGGTACGTTTGGGGTGCACTATGACGTTTTTGATGTGACCAATCCCAAAGTAATCACCTTCCTCGAAGATGTATTGCAGGAAGTGCTTACCCTCTTCCCCTCCAAAGTAATCCATATTGGCGGCGATGAAGTAAAATACGACCAATGGAAAGCGTCAGGTACTATACAGGCTTTCATGAAAGAAAAAGGACTGGGTACACCTGCCGACCTGCAAATCTGGTTTACCAACAAGATCTCCAACTACCTGGCCGGCAAACAACGCCGGATGATGGGCTGGAATGAGATCATGGGCAGCCAGGTACATGAATATTCTGACAAAAACGGTCCTGGTGCAAAGGAAAAGCTGGCCGCCGGCACCATCGTTCACTTCTGGAAAGGAGAACTGAAACTGATTACCGAAGCCGTTTCAAAAGGATATGATATCGTCAACTCCTATCATGAGTTTACTTATCTGGATTACGACTACAAATCCATCCCGCTGACTAAAGCTTACAGTTTTAATCCTATTCCCGAAGGGCTGGACGCCAAATATCATAATAAGATCCTGGGCCTGGGCTGCCAGATGTGGGGAGAATGGATTCCTACCGTAGAGAGCATGAACAAAATGGTGTTTCCCCGGCTGGCTGCTTATGCAGAAGCCGGATGGACCCCGCTGGCACAAAAGAATTTTGATACTTTCCAGCAATCCCTGTCCTTCTTTTATGCCCGCTGGGATAAAGCAGGCATTAACTATGGCAAATAA
- a CDS encoding SulP family inorganic anion transporter: MFKPILFETLKGYTREQFAKDVLAGIIVGIVALPLAIAFAIASGVSPEKGIFTAIIAGFIISALGGSSVQIGGPTGAFIVIVYGIVQVHGVDGLIIATFIAGLMMIIMGIARLGTVIKFIPHPLIVGFTSGIALIIFSAQMKDVLGLHMGAVPADFLEKWAAYGANIKSVNPAAIVIALFTTSVILWWPKRFSKVPGSLVAIILTTLAVQVWAIPVETIGSRFGHITSSMPAPALPHINFSTIQQLIQPAFTIALLGSIESLLSAVVADGMTGGKHKSNVELVAQGTANVFSSIFGGIPATGAIARTATNIRNGGRTPVAGMVHAITLLLILLFVGQWAALIPMATLGGILMVVAYNMSEWKNFVAILKAPRGDAAVLVVTFLLTVLIDLTVAIEIGMILAAFLFMRKMTQFTSVNIMTPSPTASNAAADLAPVVDFAIPPGVTVFEITGPLFFGAAYKFKDASVMIAAAPRVLIIRMRAVPIIDATGIHTLQEVQKAFKHQGTKLVLSEVTSEQVWTALKQSRLLFAVGKANVLPTFEAALHRSEVIIADSGTAIKKAG, encoded by the coding sequence ATGTTTAAGCCTATACTATTTGAAACGCTGAAGGGGTATACCAGGGAACAATTTGCAAAGGACGTGCTGGCTGGCATCATTGTAGGGATTGTAGCCTTACCGTTGGCCATCGCGTTTGCCATTGCATCAGGGGTATCACCCGAAAAGGGCATATTTACAGCCATCATTGCAGGGTTTATTATTTCCGCCCTGGGTGGCAGCAGCGTACAGATTGGAGGCCCTACCGGGGCCTTTATTGTTATTGTATACGGGATTGTCCAGGTACATGGTGTTGACGGGCTGATTATTGCTACGTTCATAGCGGGGCTGATGATGATCATCATGGGGATAGCCAGACTAGGTACCGTTATTAAATTCATTCCACACCCTTTGATTGTAGGGTTTACCAGCGGTATTGCGCTGATCATTTTTTCGGCCCAGATGAAAGATGTCCTGGGCCTGCACATGGGAGCGGTTCCCGCTGATTTCCTCGAAAAGTGGGCCGCTTACGGAGCCAATATTAAGTCAGTCAATCCGGCTGCCATTGTGATCGCCCTGTTTACTACCTCCGTTATATTATGGTGGCCTAAAAGGTTCAGCAAAGTTCCGGGTTCCCTGGTGGCGATTATACTTACTACATTAGCAGTACAAGTGTGGGCAATACCCGTGGAAACAATCGGCAGCAGGTTTGGACATATTACTTCCTCAATGCCGGCACCTGCATTGCCTCATATCAACTTTTCTACCATCCAGCAATTGATCCAGCCAGCTTTTACCATTGCTTTACTGGGAAGTATAGAATCACTGCTTTCAGCAGTGGTAGCTGATGGGATGACCGGAGGAAAACATAAAAGCAATGTAGAGCTGGTTGCACAGGGAACAGCGAATGTTTTTTCTTCCATCTTTGGTGGGATACCAGCTACAGGGGCTATTGCCAGAACGGCTACCAATATCCGTAACGGCGGACGTACGCCCGTTGCCGGGATGGTGCATGCCATTACGTTATTACTGATCCTGCTGTTTGTGGGCCAGTGGGCAGCCTTGATTCCCATGGCTACGCTGGGGGGCATTCTGATGGTGGTGGCTTATAATATGAGTGAATGGAAAAATTTCGTTGCCATTTTAAAAGCACCGAGGGGAGATGCCGCCGTATTGGTAGTTACTTTCCTGTTAACTGTGCTGATTGATCTTACTGTAGCGATAGAAATAGGAATGATCCTGGCAGCCTTTCTGTTTATGCGGAAAATGACACAGTTCACGAGCGTGAATATTATGACACCATCGCCAACGGCTTCCAATGCCGCTGCAGATCTTGCCCCGGTGGTTGATTTTGCGATCCCTCCGGGAGTGACGGTCTTCGAAATAACCGGTCCTTTATTTTTCGGGGCGGCTTATAAGTTTAAGGATGCCAGTGTGATGATAGCAGCAGCGCCCAGGGTATTGATTATCCGGATGCGGGCGGTGCCCATCATTGATGCTACCGGTATCCATACTTTGCAGGAAGTGCAGAAAGCATTTAAGCACCAGGGTACCAAACTGGTGCTGTCGGAGGTAACCAGTGAACAGGTATGGACCGCCTTAAAGCAATCCAGGTTACTTTTTGCGGTGGGTAAGGCCAATGTACTGCCAACATTTGAAGCAGCCCTGCATAGAAGTGAAGTGATTATTGCGGATAGTGGTACTGCTATCAAAAAAGCCGGCTAA
- a CDS encoding HesB/IscA family protein: MITVSEKAGEYIKALMEREQHAPGTFVRVGVKGGGCSGLEYVMKFESTEEEGDQVFEDKGVKVVVQLKSLLYLYGTELDYSDGLNGKGLFFNNPNASRTCSCGESFAV, encoded by the coding sequence ATGATTACAGTTTCTGAAAAAGCAGGGGAATATATAAAAGCATTAATGGAGAGAGAGCAACATGCACCTGGCACTTTTGTAAGAGTAGGTGTAAAAGGGGGTGGCTGCTCCGGCCTGGAATATGTCATGAAGTTTGAATCTACCGAGGAAGAAGGCGACCAGGTATTTGAAGATAAAGGGGTGAAAGTAGTAGTGCAGCTAAAGAGCTTACTGTACCTGTACGGTACGGAGCTGGACTATTCCGATGGCCTGAATGGCAAAGGACTGTTCTTCAATAATCCGAATGCCTCCAGAACCTGCAGCTGCGGCGAAAGTTTTGCCGTATAA
- the sufC gene encoding Fe-S cluster assembly ATPase SufC codes for MLTIKNLHAEVEGKAILKGINLEINRGEMHAIMGPNGSGKSSLAAVLSGRENYTVTQGEVIFDGQNLLEMSPEDRAREGVFLAFQYPVEIPGVSNINFLKTAINEAREYKGLPPMEAREFLKLTKEKQQLVEFNANLMNRSLNEGFSGGEKKRNEIFQLAMLDPKLAILDETDSGLDIDALRIVANGVNKLRDAEKAFIVITHYQRLLEYIVPDFVHVLYNGRIVKTGTKDLALDLEERGYDWLKEELHLKESV; via the coding sequence ATGCTGACGATTAAAAATCTGCACGCGGAAGTAGAAGGGAAAGCAATATTGAAAGGCATTAACCTTGAAATCAACAGGGGGGAAATGCATGCCATTATGGGACCTAACGGTTCTGGTAAAAGCTCCCTGGCTGCAGTGCTGTCCGGTCGCGAAAACTATACGGTGACGCAAGGTGAAGTCATCTTTGACGGACAAAATCTGCTGGAAATGTCTCCGGAAGACCGTGCACGTGAAGGCGTATTCCTGGCGTTTCAATACCCGGTCGAAATACCTGGCGTATCTAATATCAACTTCCTGAAAACGGCAATCAACGAGGCCAGAGAGTATAAAGGCCTGCCTCCTATGGAAGCACGGGAGTTTTTAAAACTGACGAAGGAAAAACAACAATTAGTAGAATTCAACGCTAACCTGATGAACCGCTCCCTGAATGAAGGTTTTTCCGGCGGTGAAAAGAAGCGTAATGAAATATTCCAGCTGGCCATGCTGGATCCAAAACTGGCAATCCTGGATGAAACAGATTCCGGACTGGATATCGATGCCCTCCGTATCGTTGCCAATGGTGTAAACAAACTGCGTGATGCAGAAAAAGCCTTTATCGTAATTACTCACTACCAACGTTTGCTGGAGTACATCGTACCTGACTTTGTACATGTGCTGTACAATGGCCGCATCGTAAAAACCGGTACCAAAGACCTGGCACTGGACCTGGAAGAAAGAGGATACGACTGGTTAAAAGAGGAGTTACACCTGAAAGAATCTGTTTAA
- a CDS encoding DUF59 domain-containing protein: MSELSLRDKIEEALRTVHDPEIPVNIYELGLVYEIKIGNNNRIGITMTLTAPGCPVAGDIIREVDQKVRDIEGVSDVDVHLTFDPPWTRDMMSEEAKLELGFL, translated from the coding sequence ATGAGTGAACTTAGCTTAAGAGATAAAATAGAAGAAGCACTCAGAACCGTACATGATCCGGAAATACCGGTAAACATCTACGAACTGGGGCTGGTCTACGAAATCAAGATCGGTAATAATAACCGTATCGGTATCACAATGACCCTAACCGCCCCCGGATGCCCCGTAGCAGGGGATATTATCCGGGAAGTAGATCAAAAGGTGCGCGACATTGAAGGGGTATCCGATGTAGATGTACACCTTACCTTTGATCCACCCTGGACCCGTGACATGATGAGCGAAGAAGCAAAACTGGAACTGGGATTTCTTTAG
- a CDS encoding helix-turn-helix transcriptional regulator — protein sequence MENYKPYTKTGADRFLILLKTRGPLAVSVMASELGITGEAVRLQLLKLAEEGLVEATSSAKGVGRPVQMWNLTPLGNSHFPDMHGEFTRQLLETIESVLGSEALEHVVAAREKNQLERYSSAIAAAPDTESKIALYATIRSREGYLAEWRKDGDGYIFIENHCPICAAATQCDNICKSELKTFSSILGNEVQVSRIDHIVAGARRCAYKIVPIRVTSLGD from the coding sequence TTGGAAAATTATAAGCCATATACTAAAACAGGAGCTGACCGGTTTTTGATACTTCTCAAAACCCGTGGGCCACTTGCTGTTTCTGTAATGGCCAGTGAGTTGGGGATCACCGGGGAAGCCGTACGGCTGCAGCTGTTAAAGCTGGCAGAAGAGGGGCTGGTAGAGGCTACCAGCAGTGCAAAAGGGGTAGGCCGCCCGGTACAGATGTGGAACCTGACCCCACTGGGAAACTCCCATTTCCCGGATATGCATGGAGAATTTACCCGCCAGTTGCTGGAAACCATCGAAAGTGTACTCGGCTCCGAGGCGCTGGAGCATGTAGTAGCTGCCCGGGAAAAGAATCAGCTGGAAAGATATAGCAGTGCTATTGCTGCTGCCCCCGATACCGAAAGTAAAATCGCCCTGTATGCCACCATCCGCAGCCGGGAGGGCTACCTGGCAGAATGGCGTAAGGATGGTGATGGATATATATTTATCGAAAACCACTGCCCTATATGCGCTGCTGCTACCCAATGCGACAATATCTGCAAATCTGAACTGAAAACTTTCAGCTCCATCCTGGGGAATGAAGTACAGGTCAGCCGTATCGATCATATTGTAGCAGGCGCCCGCCGCTGTGCCTATAAAATTGTACCCATCCGGGTGACCAGCCTGGGAGATTAA
- the sufD gene encoding Fe-S cluster assembly protein SufD — translation MMTSDITIPFYQYILDEANGLPELLHQGNQDAFAPLRAAAIARFRSLGIPTLKSEDWRYTNIQRFLKGPFELAVPEAHVEEAQLAKAAIPAFDAYRIVLVNGHFKPALSQLPAVKGITICPLSKAAGNAAFAKYFDKHIHLEKHPFAALNTALFADGLFLEAAAKTILDKPLHIVHVYSTDTPVFIQPRHLWVVHPQAEVQVVESALHLQDEAMVFVNGVTEVVVEENAELSHYDIQQYAKNSRHIYHTVADQQTYSRYHNYSFSLPHAELIRNNLSIALNGSYTETDMHGLYLATDHQHVDNHTFVDHRMPNCNSNELYKGVLMDNANGVFTGKIHVHVDAQKTNAFQQNNNLLLSTKADINSQPQLEIYADDVKCSHGFTVGQFNPESLFYLRSRGIGEEAARTLLVNAFAYDITNEVKIPAIQQYVSEQIRHYVSN, via the coding sequence ATGATGACAAGCGATATTACGATACCATTTTACCAATATATATTGGACGAAGCCAATGGTTTGCCGGAGCTGCTGCACCAGGGAAATCAGGACGCTTTTGCGCCATTGCGTGCGGCTGCTATTGCCAGGTTCAGAAGCCTGGGCATCCCTACGCTGAAATCGGAAGACTGGCGTTATACCAATATCCAGCGCTTTCTGAAAGGGCCTTTTGAACTGGCTGTTCCGGAAGCACACGTGGAAGAGGCACAGCTGGCCAAAGCGGCCATCCCTGCTTTTGATGCTTACCGCATTGTACTGGTAAACGGGCACTTTAAGCCTGCCCTGTCCCAGCTGCCTGCTGTAAAAGGCATCACCATCTGTCCGCTGAGCAAAGCTGCCGGTAATGCTGCTTTCGCTAAATATTTTGATAAGCACATCCACCTGGAAAAACACCCGTTTGCGGCTTTAAACACCGCCCTTTTTGCGGATGGCCTTTTCCTGGAAGCAGCTGCTAAAACCATCCTGGACAAGCCCCTGCATATTGTACATGTGTACTCCACGGATACCCCGGTGTTTATCCAGCCCCGGCATTTGTGGGTAGTGCATCCGCAGGCGGAAGTACAGGTAGTGGAATCTGCCCTGCACCTGCAGGACGAAGCCATGGTATTTGTGAATGGCGTAACCGAAGTAGTGGTGGAAGAAAATGCGGAACTCTCCCATTATGATATCCAGCAGTACGCTAAGAACAGCCGCCATATCTATCATACGGTAGCAGACCAGCAAACATACAGCCGGTATCACAACTACAGCTTCTCCCTGCCCCATGCAGAACTGATCCGTAACAACCTCAGTATCGCCCTGAACGGCAGCTATACTGAAACAGATATGCATGGCTTATACCTGGCTACAGACCATCAGCATGTAGACAACCACACTTTTGTGGACCACCGCATGCCCAACTGTAACAGTAATGAGCTGTACAAAGGTGTACTGATGGATAATGCCAATGGTGTTTTCACCGGTAAGATCCATGTACACGTAGATGCACAAAAAACCAATGCCTTCCAGCAAAACAATAACCTGCTGCTGAGCACTAAAGCGGACATAAACTCCCAGCCTCAGCTGGAAATCTATGCCGACGATGTGAAATGCAGTCACGGTTTTACCGTAGGACAATTCAACCCCGAATCTCTTTTCTATCTCAGGTCAAGAGGTATCGGTGAAGAAGCTGCCAGAACATTGCTGGTAAATGCTTTTGCTTATGACATTACCAATGAGGTAAAAATACCTGCTATCCAGCAGTATGTGTCTGAGCAGATCAGGCATTACGTAAGTAATTAA
- a CDS encoding SufE family protein, with amino-acid sequence MTIKALQDEMISDFSVMENWMDKYEYIIQLGKELPLIEEQYKTDDHLIKGCQSRVWLHTELKDGKLFFTGDSDAVITKGLVSLMIAVLSGHTPQEIAATDIYFIDAIGLRNHLSPTRSNGLLSMLKQMKLYAVAYAAQQSSKN; translated from the coding sequence ATGACGATCAAAGCACTACAGGACGAAATGATCTCGGACTTTTCCGTGATGGAAAACTGGATGGATAAATATGAATACATTATTCAGCTTGGCAAAGAACTGCCCCTTATCGAAGAGCAGTACAAAACGGATGACCACCTCATCAAAGGTTGCCAGTCGAGAGTATGGCTCCATACCGAACTAAAAGATGGGAAACTGTTTTTTACCGGCGACAGTGATGCGGTCATCACCAAGGGACTGGTGAGCCTGATGATCGCAGTATTATCAGGCCATACGCCCCAGGAAATCGCAGCGACTGATATCTATTTTATTGATGCGATCGGTTTGCGCAACCACCTGTCTCCTACCCGCTCCAACGGATTGCTGAGCATGCTGAAACAAATGAAACTCTATGCAGTAGCATATGCTGCCCAACAAAGCAGTAAAAATTAA
- the sufB gene encoding Fe-S cluster assembly protein SufB, giving the protein MRNSSEIIDDIANKEYEFGFTTDIETEMAPVGLNEDTIRFISAKKEEPEWLLEWRLKAFQTFKKLQFPNWQHFEMPELDLQKLSFYAAPVKKKTLNSLDEVDPELLATFEKLGIPINEQKALTGVAVDVVFDSVSVATTFKAKLKELGIIFCSFGEAVRTYPELVKKFLGTVVPSSDNVFAALNAAVFSDGSFVYIPKGVRSPMELSTYFRINAENTGQFERTLIIADDDSYVSYLEGCTAPMRDENQLHAAVVELIALERAEIKYSTVQNWYPGDKDGNGGIYNFVTKRGICKGQGSKISWTQVETGSAITWKYPSVILQGDDSQGEFYSVAVTRNKQVADTGTKMYHIGRNTKSRIISKGISAGNGDNTYRGLVQVGPRAANARNFTQCDSLLIGDRCGAHTFPYIESRNNTAMVEHEATTSKIGEDQIFYLNQRGINTEKAVALIVNGYAKEVLNQLPMEFAVEAQKLLSITLEGSVG; this is encoded by the coding sequence ATGAGAAATAGCAGTGAAATTATTGATGATATAGCGAATAAGGAGTATGAGTTCGGCTTTACCACAGACATCGAAACGGAAATGGCGCCGGTAGGGCTTAACGAAGACACGATACGCTTTATCTCTGCAAAAAAAGAAGAGCCGGAATGGCTCCTCGAATGGCGTTTGAAAGCATTTCAGACTTTCAAAAAGCTACAGTTCCCAAACTGGCAACACTTTGAAATGCCGGAACTTGATTTACAGAAGCTTTCTTTTTATGCCGCTCCGGTGAAAAAGAAGACCCTCAACAGCCTGGATGAAGTAGATCCTGAATTACTGGCTACTTTCGAAAAACTGGGTATCCCTATCAATGAACAGAAAGCATTGACCGGGGTAGCGGTAGACGTAGTGTTTGACAGTGTATCTGTAGCCACTACTTTTAAAGCCAAGCTGAAAGAGCTGGGTATCATCTTCTGCTCCTTCGGGGAAGCAGTAAGGACTTACCCTGAACTGGTAAAGAAATTCCTGGGTACCGTAGTGCCTTCTTCCGACAACGTTTTTGCAGCGCTGAATGCGGCAGTATTTTCCGATGGTTCCTTTGTATACATCCCTAAAGGAGTACGCAGCCCGATGGAACTGTCTACTTATTTCAGGATCAATGCAGAAAATACCGGCCAGTTTGAACGTACCCTCATCATCGCGGATGACGACAGTTACGTAAGTTACCTGGAAGGATGTACCGCTCCCATGCGCGATGAAAATCAGCTGCATGCTGCGGTAGTGGAACTGATTGCCCTGGAACGTGCTGAAATTAAATACTCTACTGTTCAAAACTGGTATCCCGGTGATAAGGATGGTAACGGAGGGATTTATAACTTTGTAACCAAAAGAGGGATCTGTAAAGGACAGGGCAGTAAAATCTCCTGGACACAGGTAGAAACAGGTTCTGCTATTACCTGGAAATATCCCAGCGTAATCCTGCAGGGCGATGACTCCCAGGGTGAATTTTACTCGGTGGCAGTTACCCGCAACAAACAGGTAGCTGATACCGGTACCAAAATGTATCATATAGGACGCAATACCAAAAGCCGTATCATATCCAAAGGTATCTCTGCCGGCAACGGGGATAATACCTACCGTGGACTGGTACAGGTAGGCCCCAGGGCAGCCAATGCGCGTAACTTTACACAGTGCGACTCCCTGCTGATCGGCGACCGCTGTGGTGCACATACCTTCCCGTATATTGAATCACGCAATAATACGGCTATGGTAGAGCACGAAGCAACTACCTCCAAAATCGGGGAAGACCAGATATTTTATCTGAATCAGCGTGGTATCAATACGGAAAAAGCAGTAGCCCTTATCGTAAACGGCTATGCTAAGGAAGTACTTAACCAGCTACCGATGGAATTTGCGGTAGAAGCTCAAAAATTATTATCCATTACTCTTGAGGGTAGTGTAGGCTAA
- a CDS encoding aminotransferase class V-fold PLP-dependent enzyme: protein MQHTDHIMTAPALDVAKIRQEFPILQTQVFGVPLVYLDNGATTQKPQIVIDTLDKYYSGYNSNVHRGVHQLSQQATEAYEQSRKTVADYINAAHSHEIIFTKGTTDSINLVASCFGRAVIRKGDTVIISAMEHHSNIVPWQMVCEEKGATLKVIPINELGELQMDAFTAMLDDTVKIVAVTYVSNTMGTVNPVKDIITLAHARNIPVLLDVAQAIQHISIDVQELQPDFLAFSGHKIYGPTGIGVLYGTSEWLNKLPPYQGGGDMIKTVTFAKTIYNELPYKFEAGTPNIAGAIGLGAAISFLQETGLDKIQQWEEQLMTYALSSLREIDGLRLIGDAAHRSGAISFLVHNIHPYDMGELLDKQGIAVRTGHHCTEPLMDLFKIPGTVRASLSFYNTLEEIDKLVAGIKKASAMLL from the coding sequence ATGCAACATACCGATCATATAATGACTGCACCGGCTTTAGACGTAGCAAAGATCAGACAGGAGTTCCCTATACTGCAAACGCAGGTGTTTGGTGTGCCGTTGGTATATCTCGATAATGGGGCTACTACCCAGAAACCGCAGATAGTAATAGATACCCTCGATAAATACTATTCCGGCTATAACAGTAATGTACACCGGGGGGTGCACCAGCTAAGCCAGCAGGCCACAGAAGCATACGAACAATCCCGCAAAACGGTGGCAGACTATATCAATGCGGCACACAGTCACGAGATCATTTTCACCAAAGGCACTACCGACAGTATCAACCTGGTAGCCAGTTGCTTTGGCCGGGCAGTGATCCGCAAGGGCGATACCGTGATCATCTCCGCGATGGAGCATCACTCCAATATCGTTCCCTGGCAGATGGTATGTGAAGAAAAAGGCGCCACCCTTAAAGTGATCCCCATCAATGAGCTGGGAGAATTACAAATGGATGCCTTTACCGCCATGCTGGATGATACCGTTAAAATTGTGGCGGTTACCTATGTATCCAATACCATGGGTACCGTCAACCCCGTAAAAGATATTATCACCCTGGCGCATGCACGTAATATTCCGGTACTGCTGGATGTTGCCCAGGCTATTCAACACATCTCCATAGATGTACAGGAACTGCAGCCTGATTTTCTGGCTTTCTCCGGACATAAGATCTACGGCCCTACCGGTATTGGCGTATTATACGGTACCAGCGAATGGCTGAATAAACTCCCTCCCTATCAGGGTGGTGGTGATATGATCAAAACCGTTACGTTTGCCAAGACCATCTATAACGAGCTACCCTACAAATTTGAAGCCGGCACTCCTAATATTGCCGGGGCCATCGGACTGGGGGCTGCTATCAGCTTTCTGCAGGAAACCGGACTGGATAAGATCCAGCAATGGGAAGAACAACTGATGACCTATGCGCTGTCTTCCCTTCGGGAAATTGACGGCCTGCGGTTGATCGGTGATGCTGCACACCGCAGCGGTGCTATCTCCTTCCTGGTGCACAACATCCACCCCTATGATATGGGTGAGCTGTTGGACAAACAGGGTATTGCAGTACGTACCGGACATCATTGCACCGAACCATTAATGGACCTCTTTAAAATTCCTGGTACGGTTCGTGCGTCCCTATCATTTTATAATACTTTGGAAGAAATAGACAAACTGGTAGCAGGTATTAAAAAAGCCAGCGCCATGCTGCTGTAA